In Bryobacteraceae bacterium, the following proteins share a genomic window:
- a CDS encoding sigma 54-interacting transcriptional regulator, with product MTGATSEPLMVGNSIRTQQVLRNVDKVARGRWPVLILGETGTGKEVVARSIYQAAPEGPFVTIDCSSLVGPLLESELFGHARGAFTGAVGQKLGLIELANGGTAFFDEIGELPLDLQAKLLRVLQEKEFRPVGSLSAKRSDFRLVAATNRDLLKEVERGNFRRDLYYRLNVVTIKLAPLRDRKDDIPVLAGHFLSRYGRGHRLSEDVIDAFVAYEWPGNVRELENCVQQMVAINTGPCLHLTDMPTTVQNYLHARRGQAMHATASASASGTGHHVQTSTTARIPPQSEDAGAILPLEEVEKIHIQRALHAAHGDRSRAAFMLRIGRTTLYRKIKQYDLVG from the coding sequence ATGACTGGCGCGACTTCCGAGCCACTAATGGTTGGCAACTCGATCCGGACTCAGCAAGTCCTCCGGAATGTGGACAAAGTGGCGCGCGGCCGCTGGCCTGTTCTCATCTTGGGGGAGACGGGAACGGGGAAGGAAGTGGTCGCCCGGAGCATCTATCAGGCGGCTCCAGAGGGTCCGTTTGTGACGATCGACTGTTCGAGCCTGGTGGGCCCTCTGTTGGAAAGCGAACTGTTCGGGCACGCGCGGGGCGCGTTCACGGGCGCGGTGGGCCAGAAGCTGGGGCTGATCGAACTGGCCAATGGGGGCACGGCGTTCTTCGACGAGATCGGTGAGCTGCCGCTCGATTTGCAGGCGAAGCTGTTGCGCGTCCTTCAAGAGAAGGAGTTCCGGCCGGTTGGATCGTTGTCGGCGAAGCGCTCGGACTTCCGGCTGGTGGCGGCCACGAACCGGGACCTGCTGAAGGAAGTGGAACGGGGCAACTTCCGGCGGGACCTGTACTATCGGCTGAACGTAGTGACGATCAAGCTGGCGCCGCTGCGGGATCGCAAAGATGACATCCCGGTGCTGGCGGGGCACTTCCTGTCGCGCTACGGACGTGGCCACCGGCTCAGCGAAGACGTGATCGACGCGTTCGTGGCCTATGAATGGCCTGGGAATGTCCGCGAGCTCGAGAACTGCGTGCAGCAGATGGTGGCGATCAACACCGGACCCTGCCTACACCTGACCGACATGCCCACGACGGTGCAGAACTACTTGCACGCGCGGCGCGGGCAAGCGATGCATGCCACGGCTTCGGCTTCGGCTTCGGGGACCGGCCATCACGTCCAGACGTCGACGACCGCGCGCATCCCGCCGCAATCGGAAGACGCCGGCGCGATTCTGCCGCTCGAGGAAGTTGAGAAGATCCACATTCAACGAGCGCTGCACGCGGCGCATGGCGACCGCAGCCGGGCGGCGTTCATGCTGCGGATCGGCCGGACCACCCTTTACCGCAAAATCAAGCAATACGATCTCGTCGGCTGA